A part of Rhinoderma darwinii isolate aRhiDar2 chromosome 1, aRhiDar2.hap1, whole genome shotgun sequence genomic DNA contains:
- the RNF38 gene encoding E3 ubiquitin-protein ligase RNF38 isoform X6, whose product MRPWEMSSNRRPASARPNQHHFSGERCNTPARNRRSSPVRRQRGRRDRLSRVHSISQDENYHHLSYGQQAAVEEPRAFHPPNVSPRMLHPAAHPQQQNAVMVDIHEQIHQGTVPVSYTVTTVAPHGIPLCTGQHIPACSSQQVPGCSVVFSGQHLPVCSVPPPMLQACSVQHLPVPYAAFPPLISSDPFLLHPPHLSPHHHAHLPPPGQFVPFQTQQSRSPLQRIENEVELLGEHLPVGGFTYPPPAHAPTLQPSAPLQFITHDPLHQEVSFGVPYHPFMPRRLIGRSRYRSRQQIPSPPYHPSLLPYVLSMLPVPPTVGPTFSFELDVEDGEVENYEVGALLNLAERLGEAKPRGLTKADIEQLPSYRFNPNNHQSEQTLCVVCMCDFESRQLLRVLPCNHEFHAKCVDKWLKANRTCPICRADASEVHRDSE is encoded by the exons CTCTCCGGTCAGGCGACAAAGAGGAAGAAGGGATAGACTTTCTCGTGTCCATTCCATTAGCCAAGATGAAAATTATCACCACCTTTCCTATGGTCAGCAGGCGGCAGTAGAAGAACCCAGGGCTTTCCACCCACCGAATGTATCCCCACGTATGCTCCACCCAGCTGCACATCCACAGCAGCAGAATGCTGTGATGGTTGACATACATGAACAG ATTCACCAGGGCACAGTGCCAGTTTCATACACCGTTACTACGGTAGCACCACATGGAATCCCTCTTTGTACTGGACAGCACATCCCTGCTTGCAGTTCACAACAGGTTCCAGGCTGTTCTGTGGTATTCAGTGGACAGCACTTGCCAGTCTGTAGCGTGCCGCCTCCA aTGCTTCAAGCTTGCTCAGTTCAACATTTACCAGTTCCCTATGCTGCTTTCcctccccttatttccagtgacccATTCCTGTTACATCCACCGCACCTTTCCCCGCATCACCATGCACATCTGCCCCCTCCTGGCCAATTTGTGCCCTTCCAGACACAACAGTCTCGCTCG CCTCTGCAAAGGATAGAGAATGAAGTAGAACTGTTGGGTGAACATCTACCTGTAGGGGGATTTACATATCCTCCGCCTGCTCATGCACCTACGTTACAGCCGTCTGCACCGTTACAGTTCATAACCCATGATCCTTTGCACCAGGAGGTTTCTTTTGGAGTT CCGTATCATCCATTCATGCCTCGAAGACTAATTGGTCGTAGCAGATATCGGTCACGACAACAAATACCATCACCACCTTACCATCCAAGCCTTTTACCTTATGTTCT ATCAATGCTTCCAGTGCCTCCTACTGTGGGACCAACCTTTAGTTTTGAGTTGGATGTAGAAGATGGAGAGGTGGAAAACTATGAGGTTGGT GCATTGCTAAATCTCGCTGAACGATTGGGGGAAGCTAAACCACGAGGATTAACAAAAGCGGATATAGAACAGCTTCCGTCGTATAGATTTAACCCAAACAACCACCAATCAGAGCAGACTTT gTGTGTAGTATGCATGTGTGATTTTGAGTCAAGGCAACTTCTAAGAGTCTTACCGTGCAACCATGAATTCCATGCCAAGTGTGTTGATAAGTGGCTTAAG GCAAACCGTACCTGCCCAATATGTCGAGCTGATGCTTCAGAAGTTCATCGTGATTCAGAATGA